The following proteins come from a genomic window of Nostoc sp. ATCC 53789:
- a CDS encoding DevA family ABC transporter ATP-binding protein, whose amino-acid sequence MIEKEPVIAIKNLNHYYGKGALRKQILFDINLEIYPGEIVIMTGPSGSGKTTLLSLIGGLRSVQEGSLKFLGEELVGVSQNKLVQMRRNIGYIFQAHNLLGFLTAKQNVQMAVELNDNISQTEAMAKSKAMLGSVGLEERVDYYPDNLSGGQKQRIAIARALVNRPPLVLADEPTAALDKQSGRDVVEIMQSLAKNQGTTILLVTHDNRILDIADRIVEMEDGLLTRNSSNAPI is encoded by the coding sequence ATGATCGAAAAAGAACCTGTAATTGCCATTAAGAATCTCAATCATTACTATGGCAAAGGCGCATTGAGAAAACAGATATTATTTGATATTAACCTAGAAATTTATCCTGGTGAAATTGTAATTATGACCGGGCCATCAGGTTCCGGTAAAACCACATTACTGAGCTTAATTGGTGGCTTGCGGTCTGTACAAGAGGGAAGTTTAAAATTTCTAGGTGAAGAACTCGTTGGTGTCAGTCAAAACAAACTGGTACAAATGCGACGCAACATTGGTTATATTTTTCAAGCTCACAATTTGCTAGGGTTCTTGACTGCGAAGCAAAATGTGCAGATGGCGGTGGAGTTGAATGATAATATTTCTCAAACAGAAGCAATGGCTAAATCAAAAGCCATGCTGGGGTCTGTTGGTCTAGAAGAACGAGTTGATTACTACCCAGATAATCTTTCTGGTGGACAGAAACAAAGAATTGCGATCGCTCGCGCCTTAGTGAATCGTCCCCCACTGGTGCTAGCAGACGAACCAACAGCAGCATTAGACAAACAATCAGGACGCGATGTTGTAGAAATAATGCAGAGTCTGGCCAAAAATCAGGGAACTACTATCTTATTAGTGACACACGACAACCGCATTTTAGACATAGCCGATCGCATTGTAGAAATGGAAGATGGTCTTTTAACCCGTAATTCCTCAAATGCACCCATTTAG
- a CDS encoding HAD family hydrolase: protein MSRHQNVPALSDVSSTSFSNIRLIATDMDGTLTRRGKFTTPLLQALEDLAAVDIKVMIVTGRSAGWVSGLSSLMPVAGAIAENGGLYFPSGNHKPVVLTPVSDLAKHRQHLATTFENLQTKFPQIQESADNRFRVTDWTFDVAGLSQDELQTLDSLCQQMGWGFTYSNVQCHIKPQGQDKAVGLLQVLREYLPHYSPEQIVTVGDSPNDESLFDRRYFPVSVGVANVLEYMNQLKYHPAYITNAAEGEGFCELSSYILKSLHISS, encoded by the coding sequence ATGTCCAGACACCAGAATGTCCCTGCCCTGTCTGACGTTTCATCTACAAGCTTTAGCAATATTCGTCTGATAGCCACAGACATGGATGGCACGCTAACTAGACGAGGAAAATTTACTACCCCACTGCTACAAGCTTTAGAGGATTTAGCGGCAGTTGACATTAAGGTGATGATTGTTACAGGGCGTTCTGCTGGGTGGGTGAGTGGATTGAGTAGCCTGATGCCGGTTGCAGGTGCGATCGCAGAAAATGGTGGTTTGTACTTTCCATCTGGGAATCACAAACCAGTAGTATTAACACCTGTTTCCGATTTAGCCAAACATCGCCAGCACTTGGCTACGACTTTTGAAAATTTACAAACTAAATTTCCTCAAATCCAAGAATCTGCTGATAATCGCTTTCGTGTCACTGACTGGACTTTTGATGTAGCTGGTTTGAGTCAAGATGAACTACAAACCCTAGACAGTCTTTGTCAACAAATGGGTTGGGGATTTACCTATAGCAACGTGCAGTGTCACATTAAACCCCAAGGGCAAGATAAAGCTGTGGGATTGTTGCAGGTATTGCGCGAATATTTGCCCCATTACTCGCCAGAACAAATTGTCACTGTTGGCGATAGTCCCAATGATGAAAGTTTATTTGATCGGCGTTATTTTCCTGTTTCTGTAGGTGTGGCAAACGTTTTGGAATATATGAATCAGTTGAAATATCACCCTGCTTATATTACCAATGCTGCCGAAGGTGAAGGCTTTTGCGAGTTATCTAGTTATATTTTGAAAAGCTTGCACATCTCAAGTTAG